A segment of the Corylus avellana chromosome ca2, CavTom2PMs-1.0 genome:
TAATTGTACAATTATAATTATACCGCCCCTTTGAAtcgtatttttgtttttggttgatCCACACTCATCCATAATACAATGTCCTCAGAGGTAAGTCAATCGGCtagagaccacgcctcatgaagcggtggtcactagtttgaattctccctccctctcttgagtggacatgtcaaaaaaaaaattaaaaaaaaataatacaatgtCCTCATGTTTTTACTCTACTAAAAATAGGACAGGATCCTAGATATAGGGAGCATCATCGCAAAGCCATCTCCAGAACAAAACAGGACTTCATTATCCAGCTACTAGTTGCATTACTTGAAGTTCATGAACAACTGTgccataaatttaattttacttctTCATGATCCTCCAAATGAAGATGAATGAATTTATATTCTCACTTTGTcgagcttgagcttgagcttgaAAAGTAGTGTTTTTTGGAACTACATTTGATATTAACCAAGGGCAGATAAGGAAGTGTTTGTCTTCCTATATTAGTagattaagaacaaaaacatgtgcttattttttatttaaagaatgTGTACCATTTAGATCAACTCTTGCTTAGAGTTCTTTTTTTCTACATTATATCTTCGCACTTTTGTAATGATAacctatctttttatttatataaaaagttAAGTGTTTGCGTATTGATTTGGATATCAACTTTATATTAtagatatattttatatatgatattaaattttaatgttaACACAACAATACTTACCACTGTGAATtaagcatgttttttttttttttttttttttttttttgagcaaatacaaacaaaagggAAGGGTTACAAAGGGGGATCCTTCCCGCTATTAATTCTAATAGAAGATAAGATGGAAGAGGAATTGGGAATGCTACCAAACACAAGGTTGGTAGCGGCCCACTTGGCGAGGTGGTACGCACGAAAGTTTGCACTTCTAGAAACTTTTGTAGCATTCCAAACTTGAAAATGCTGAAGTTTCAACTGAATGTCGGCAATGATTGGAGCAATGGTCCATTCGGTGAAGAGATTCTGATTGTTAATGGCTAAGATAGAGACCAAAGAATCACCCTCAATCAACAAATTGTTGCAGCCTTGTAAGATAGCAAGATCAATCCCGGTAAGAGCTGCCATGGATTCTCCCTTGTTCACGTCAGTggaaatcaattttttagtaAATGCTGAGATGATGTCACCCGAAGAGTTGCTTAGGACAGCCGCAGTTACTGAAAAATAAGCATTAGTAGCAACATCAAAGTTAATTTTCATAGAACCTGTAGGAGGAGGATGCCAAATGGATTGACCAAATGAAGATGCTTTCCAAGCTTGAAGATGTGTCCGGATGACATTTGAGATGGACTTCAAAGTGTTGGAGATTACTGGAGTGATATTTTTGTGAATCAATTGGTTACGGGCAAACCAAATCTGGTCTAGAAAAATCACTGCAGTCAATTGGAATTCAAAAACTTCCTCAAAGGGGATGCCAAGCATAGAGTGTGGCCTAAGCAAAATTCTAATCCAAGAGGGAATAGAAATATTGCTGAAGGCAGTAGTATCCAAGGGCCATTTTTGGTTTCTCCAAATAATCTTGGCAAAGGGACAATCCAAGAAAAGATGGTGCTGAGATTCCACATTACCATGGCAAAGAGGGCAATCCCACACCTCCGGATCTGAATGAGAGACAAAACTCCCAATGTTTTCTCTAACATAAAGGGCATTCCAGCACAGTTTCCAAAGAAAGTGTTTGTGTCTATGTTGAAGTTTTAGGCTCCAAAGAAGGTTCCAATCATCATTGTCTAGGGGAGGAATTCTGGAATTTTGTGAATGAATAAGCAATTCATGGGCTGATTTGACAGAGAACTTAGCTGTGGGGGAAGGGGCCCAAATTAACTTGTCATTTCTAATGGAAATAGGAAGATGGATGTTGAGAATTTGGGAGGCTGATAATGGTTCAAAAAGTTCATGGATTAGAGAGGAATTCCAAGAATTGTTATTCCTATCTATAAGGTCAGAAACATTAAGGTTAGGGAGAGGGGAAGAAGAAGGATTTGGGGTAGGTTTAAAGCCAGGTAAGGAAGGGATCCATGGGGAAGACCAAATGTTGAGATCCAAGCCTCTAGAAACTGCCCAGCATGCCCCTTTCTCAATAATAAGCCTATTCTTGAGAATACCTTTCCAAAGCCAAGAGGACCCATTCTTAATAGGAGCATCCAAAAAATTGTAATTGCCCAAATATTTAGCTTTTAGAGCCCGAACCCACAAAAGATCTTGATTGGAGTGGATTTGCCATCCCAACTTGGAGAGAAGGGCTCTGTTATGGAACCCCATGGATCTAATACCAAGACCCCCCAAAGATTTGGGGGtgcaaatgctcttccaagacAAGAGAGTGAGATTCTTTTTCTTATCAAGTGGAAAGCCCCACCAAAATTTCCTCAGCATAGAATCAAGTTCAAGGCAAAaggatttggaaaaaagaaataaggacATAGTGTATGTGGGAATTGCATTAGCCACAGTTTTGATCAAAGTTGTTCTTCCCGCTTGAGAGAGCAACTTAGATTTCCAACCAGAAATGCGGGAAGAGATCTTGGATTTAAGATCTTCAAAAGCTATGCTNNNNNNNNNNNNNNNNNNNNNNNNNNNNNNNNNNNNNNNNNNNNNNNNNNNNNNNNNNNNNNNNNNNNNNNNNNNNNNNNNNNNNNNNNNNNNNNNNNNNaccatatatgatagttatgacctataaaacattatttttctacattaaaatacttaggcgattgtcGTCAGGAATATATCACTTACGCAGTTATTACTCTTGTAGGAAGCATGCTTCTAGAGCCCAAGAGTGGTACGGTTACCACTACAGTCTTTTCTGAAGAAAGATCTTCATACTACTATTAGGTttgctttaaattattattagttgctccgtATCTTTCTATCGAGGACTATACTTGTCTCAGTCATTTTCATAACTAATGCTTGGCTGGTGGAACTAAtgagattattatttttttaaaaacaatgtCTGCTATTATTATGACCTCACTAAAAGGTGCTACGTAGCTCAAATTAACAAAAGCAAATTgctagaatattttatatattattctctagggtttattgtctttcctaGTAGGGTTTATTCCCTACCTTAATTAGTCTAGGGTTTATTGCTTATCACTCTtagcctctctatatatagaggccCCTGTAATCACACATCAACcagactcaatacaatgtagtcctatatgcttccgctctttctctcttctctctctaattcttccactctccaatatatttaacatggtatcagagccactttcttgtggcctccaataaacaTCTTTGACGTTTTCTGGCGCTCCCTCCGGCAACCTCCCTTGTCCAGTCGTCCACGCGCCGCCATTGTCCTTGCTAGAGCTATACCCTCCTCCCTAGACGACAGATCAGACGCTACCAAGTACAGATCCAAAAAGATTTGGAGCATCCAAGCTTCCACGCGCTCTCATGTGCCCCGAGAAGCTTTTGTCCGTCAATCAACGTGCCTCCACGCACTTCCAAGGGTTCCTCACATCGGCAATCACCTCTATGCGCCACCACAGTAGTGACAGAGCTAAACGCTCCACTCAAGACAACAGATCAGACGCCTACGAGTCCAGATCCAAAGAGATCTCAGCCGTCCATGCTTCCACCCGCCCTCATGCACCTCCAGAAGGTTCTATTCAAGAGTCACGCACCTCCCATGGTGTTCCACGCGTTTCCACGCGCTTGGAGGGTCTCACCACGCACTGGCACTCGCCGGCAGCACCTCCCTCGCAAGTCCATGCGCCAGCCATCTCCTAGTGCGTCTAATGCATGCGCCTCATGCGCCAGAAAGCCCTAGTCATGGTTTGGCACATGTGGTGCACGTGCGGCGAGTGGTTGTAGAGTCCGTCGTGTGCACCACACGTGCCAGACTCTTCTCCCCCTTCCCTCTACCACGTGTCCCTCAAAGAGCCCGCCACATCAGCCCTAGCACTCTGCCATGTgtcaaatctaaaaaataaataaaaaaaccttattCATCCGAATCCTAGCTTTTCGACCCCATTCAATGGGTTAGAACCGAATCATCTCATTTGGGCTAGACCAACCCATTCAACTGTCCACAAGTTTCGGCCATTTTGGCCCACGTAACCGGCCCAATTGTCAACTCGGTTCCAAACGGCCTCAACTCGACTCAGTGGGTCTCAAATCCGGTTCGATTCATTGGGTTTTACAACCCGAACCGCATCCATCCAAGGCGCTCCAACCCGGTCCAGAACCGGTTTCTAACTAGGTCATCGGGTTCAAATCGGATCTCCAACCCGTTTTAGCCGAATAGGCTAACCAATCCGCATCATTCAACCCGATTCAACATGTTAGACCCGGTTCATATCATTTCGGGTCAGACCATATGAAATGGTCCATGGGTTTTGGCCAACTTCAGCTCATTCAAACCGGCCCAAATGGATTTAAGGCTACTCCAAGCTCTTAAGCCCAAAATGTTGGGTCTAATCCATTCCAATGGATTCAATTCTCAAGCCTACCTTTTTGGGTCCAACTGCCACCATCAGCCGCCATCTGCCGCTGCCTCTAGCCGTCCACCGCCTCCGACCGCCCAACTCCGGCCACCTCTCCggcgaccaaaaaaaaaaatcataatttccctttctttttcccaaactcaaggttgcaccttgagtttgaggggggatgttaaaatattttatatattattctctagggtttattgtctttcctattaGAGTGTATTCCCTACCTTAattagtctagggtttcttgTTTATCACTCTtagcctctctatatatagaggcctTTGTAATCACACATCAACtagactcaatacaatgtagttcTATATGCTTCcgttctttctctcttctctctctcattcttccaCTCTCCTGTACATTTAAGAGAAATTATACCTCTTTCTCATAGATCCACAATCCCCATTCTCAAATAAATAAGCTATAAGTTACTAATAAGAGGTCATCttaatataaaaagctaat
Coding sequences within it:
- the LOC132169569 gene encoding uncharacterized protein LOC132169569, which produces MGFHNRALLSKLGWQIHSNQDLLWVRALKAKYLGNYNFLDAPIKNGSSWLWKGILKNRLIIEKGACWAVSRGLDLNIWSSPWIPSLPGFKPTPNPSSSPLPNLNVSDLIDRNNNSWNSSLIHELFEPLSASQILNIHLPISIRNDKLIWAPSPTAKFSVKSAHELLIHSQNSRIPPLDNDDWNLLWSLKLQHRHKHFLWKLCWNALYVRENIGSFVSHSDPEVWDCPLCHGNVESQHHLFLDCPFAKIIWRNQKWPLDTTAFSNISIPSWIRILLRPHSMLGIPFEEVFEFQLTAVIFLDQIWFARNQLIHKNITPVISNTLKSISNVIRTHLQAWKASSFGQSIWHPPPTGSMKINFDVATNAYFSVTAAVLSNSSGDIISAFTKKLISTDVNKGESMAALTGIDLAILQGCNNLLIEGDSLVSILAINNQNLFTEWTIAPIIADIQLKLQHFQVWNATKVSRSANFRAYHLAKWAATNLVFGSIPNSSSILSSIRINSGKDPPL